From Brevibacillus marinus, a single genomic window includes:
- a CDS encoding ISNCY family transposase — MTREELKRVAVIDRLIQKTITTRQAADLLGLSTRQVYRLKNRMRKEGAEGLIHKNRGRKPKHALSDKQREAIMALYQSERYKGSNDHHFAELLREYEGIQVSPSTIRRIRKEAQLPAAKKRRPPQAHRPRERKAQAGMLIQIDASLHPWLEERAPSFALLAAIDDATGKVVGALFRPTEDLEGYFLVMKQVIREHGIPMAVYSDRHTIFRSPKESLTIEQELAGEQTSLSQFGQAMAELGITHSKARTPEAKGRIERLWQTFQDRLVIELRLRGINTLEEANAVLPELIAKHNQRFSVTPANEASVFAPVDESCNLDHVLCYREHRIVGKGETLSYAGKTYGIASGNRWEMIPPKTRVQVRKTLSGELFAWYKGQLFALREVAKAVQPVQAKEKASSTSSRRKPAANHPWRQAWVNNNTSSIAQKAAVSEQT, encoded by the coding sequence TTGACGAGAGAAGAACTGAAACGCGTAGCCGTAATCGATCGACTGATTCAGAAAACCATCACTACTCGCCAAGCCGCCGACCTGCTTGGGTTGAGCACTCGGCAGGTATATCGGCTGAAAAACAGAATGCGCAAGGAAGGAGCAGAAGGATTGATTCATAAAAACCGAGGGAGAAAACCCAAACACGCCCTCTCGGACAAGCAACGTGAAGCCATTATGGCGTTATACCAAAGCGAACGGTACAAAGGCAGCAACGACCATCATTTTGCCGAGTTATTGCGGGAATACGAGGGGATACAGGTAAGCCCCTCAACCATACGTCGTATTCGCAAAGAGGCTCAACTGCCTGCCGCCAAAAAACGCCGCCCTCCCCAAGCGCATCGGCCCCGGGAGCGGAAAGCACAAGCAGGTATGCTGATCCAAATAGATGCCTCGTTACACCCTTGGCTGGAGGAGCGTGCTCCCTCTTTCGCCCTTTTAGCTGCGATCGATGACGCAACAGGCAAGGTGGTGGGAGCCTTATTTCGCCCCACTGAGGATTTAGAAGGCTATTTTTTGGTGATGAAACAGGTGATCCGAGAGCACGGCATACCCATGGCGGTGTATTCGGATCGCCACACGATCTTTCGATCGCCGAAAGAGTCGCTCACGATCGAGCAGGAACTGGCAGGTGAGCAAACGTCCTTATCCCAATTTGGACAAGCAATGGCGGAACTGGGAATCACGCACAGCAAAGCGCGGACGCCAGAGGCAAAAGGACGAATTGAACGGTTGTGGCAGACGTTTCAAGACCGATTGGTCATTGAGTTACGTTTACGCGGGATCAACACACTGGAAGAGGCGAACGCTGTTCTTCCGGAGTTGATAGCTAAACACAACCAACGGTTTTCGGTGACTCCGGCGAACGAAGCGAGCGTGTTTGCCCCTGTTGATGAAAGCTGTAATCTCGACCATGTGTTATGCTACCGGGAGCATCGTATTGTCGGAAAGGGGGAGACGCTGTCGTACGCAGGCAAAACGTATGGGATTGCTTCCGGCAACCGATGGGAGATGATCCCTCCGAAAACGCGGGTACAAGTTCGAAAGACACTGTCTGGTGAATTGTTTGCCTGGTATAAAGGTCAACTTTTTGCTCTACGTGAGGTGGCCAAAGCGGTTCAGCCGGTGCAAGCAAAAGAAAAAGCGAGCTCAACGTCTTCACGTCGTAAGCCCGCTGCCAATCACCCATGGCGTCAAGCCTGGGTCAACAACAACACATCCAGTATAGCACAGAAGGCAGCGGTAAGCGAGCAAACGTAG
- the argH gene encoding argininosuccinate lyase has protein sequence MKLWGGRFTKPTNQLVEEYTASISFDQQMWRQDIVGSLAHVAMLGKCGILPMDEVKQIIAGLKKVKEKIERGQVTFQVAHEDVHMNIEKLLIEEIGPVGGKLHTGRSRNDQVALDMHLYLREKMLELIQLALYLQNALVDQAANHLDTVMPGYTHLQRAQPVLFGYHLMAYVSMLQRDIERLQDAWKRVNILPLGAGALAGTTFPIDRQFVADLLQFDGVYWNGMDAVSDRDFIVEFLAAASLMMAHLSRLCEELVLWSSQEFSFIELDDAFCTGSSIMPQKKNPDVAELVRGKTGRVYGNLIGLLTVLKGLPLAYNKDMQEDKEGMFDTVATLHGALALLTPMIQTMKVNRQRMRQAVMEDFSNATDLADYLVTKNLPFRQAHEVVGRAVLYCIEQKKYLLDLSLEEFQSFSPLIGADVYEALAPDTVVNARKAMGGTAREQVEKQIAVYRQLMEQSEAWIKETTQKVSIESLVDVGSPA, from the coding sequence ATGAAACTGTGGGGAGGGCGCTTCACCAAGCCGACGAATCAACTCGTAGAAGAATACACAGCCTCAATCTCGTTTGACCAGCAGATGTGGCGGCAGGACATTGTCGGCAGCCTGGCTCATGTGGCGATGCTGGGCAAGTGCGGCATCCTTCCGATGGACGAGGTTAAGCAGATTATCGCCGGGTTGAAAAAAGTAAAAGAGAAAATCGAGCGCGGACAGGTCACGTTTCAGGTAGCGCACGAAGACGTGCACATGAACATCGAGAAGCTCTTGATCGAAGAGATCGGGCCGGTCGGCGGCAAGCTGCATACGGGGCGCAGCCGCAACGATCAGGTGGCGCTCGACATGCACTTGTACCTGCGCGAAAAAATGCTGGAGCTGATCCAACTGGCGCTGTATCTGCAAAATGCGCTGGTGGATCAGGCGGCCAACCACCTGGACACGGTGATGCCGGGCTACACGCACCTGCAGCGCGCCCAGCCGGTGCTGTTCGGCTACCATCTGATGGCCTACGTCTCCATGCTGCAGCGGGACATTGAACGGCTGCAGGACGCCTGGAAGCGGGTCAACATCCTCCCGCTTGGCGCGGGGGCGCTGGCCGGCACGACTTTTCCCATCGATCGCCAGTTTGTCGCCGATCTGCTGCAGTTTGACGGCGTGTATTGGAACGGGATGGATGCGGTGAGCGACCGCGACTTCATCGTCGAGTTCCTCGCTGCCGCATCGCTGATGATGGCTCACCTCTCCCGTCTCTGTGAAGAATTGGTGCTGTGGAGCAGCCAGGAGTTTTCCTTTATCGAACTGGACGATGCCTTCTGCACCGGTTCCAGCATCATGCCGCAGAAGAAAAACCCGGATGTGGCGGAACTGGTCAGAGGCAAGACGGGCCGCGTCTACGGCAATCTGATCGGCCTTTTGACCGTGTTGAAAGGGCTGCCGCTGGCCTACAACAAGGACATGCAGGAAGACAAGGAAGGGATGTTCGACACGGTCGCAACCCTGCACGGCGCGCTGGCCCTGCTGACGCCAATGATCCAGACGATGAAGGTAAACCGCCAGCGCATGCGGCAGGCGGTGATGGAGGATTTCTCCAACGCGACCGATCTGGCCGACTATCTGGTGACGAAAAACCTGCCGTTCCGTCAGGCGCATGAAGTGGTGGGGCGGGCGGTGCTGTACTGCATCGAGCAGAAGAAGTACCTGCTTGACCTGTCGTTGGAGGAGTTTCAGAGCTTCTCGCCGCTGATCGGAGCCGATGTGTACGAGGCGCTTGCCCCGGATACGGTGGTCAACGCGCGAAAAGCAATGGGCGGTACAGCCCGCGAACAGGTGGAAAAGCAAATCGCCGTCTACCGTCAGCTGATGGAACAGAGCGAGGCGTGGATCAAGGAGACCACGCAGAAAGTTTCCATCGAATCGCTGGTCGACGTGGGTTCACCGGCGTAA
- a CDS encoding argininosuccinate synthase, giving the protein MAKDKIVLAYSGGLDTSVAIKWLQETYNFDVIAVALDVGEGKDLDFVQKKALQVGAIKSIVVDAKETFANDFVVPALQANAMYEGKYPLVSALSRYLISRVLVEIAEKEGAVAVAHGCTGKGNDQVRFDVSFTALNPNLKIVAPVREWGWTREEEIEYAKKHNIPIPIDLDNPYSIDQNLWGRSCECGVLEDPWAAPPEGAYEMTKSIADAPDQPEEIEITFEKGVPVALNGEPLSVAQLILKLNKIAGEHGVGRIDHVENRLVGIKSREVYETPAATTLILAHRELEFLTQPREVAQFKPIIEQKVAQVIYEGLWYSPLMNALKAFVQETQQYVSGVVRVRLHKGHAIVVGRKSASSLYSHELATYAAGDQFDHKAALGFIKLWGLPTKVHAQVNQTALAAGFQTPITIVDEKDAVTQ; this is encoded by the coding sequence ATGGCAAAAGATAAAATTGTACTGGCTTATTCGGGTGGGCTGGATACTTCGGTGGCCATTAAATGGCTGCAGGAGACTTACAACTTCGATGTGATCGCGGTCGCCCTCGATGTGGGGGAAGGAAAGGACCTCGACTTCGTGCAGAAAAAGGCGCTGCAGGTGGGGGCGATCAAGTCGATCGTCGTCGATGCCAAAGAGACGTTCGCCAACGATTTTGTCGTGCCCGCACTGCAGGCGAATGCGATGTACGAAGGGAAATACCCGCTCGTCTCGGCGCTTTCCCGCTATCTCATCTCCCGCGTGTTGGTGGAGATCGCCGAGAAAGAAGGCGCGGTGGCGGTAGCGCATGGCTGCACCGGAAAAGGCAACGACCAGGTGCGCTTCGACGTCTCCTTCACGGCGCTCAATCCCAATTTGAAAATCGTCGCTCCCGTTCGCGAGTGGGGCTGGACCCGCGAAGAGGAAATTGAATACGCCAAGAAGCACAACATCCCGATCCCGATCGATCTCGACAACCCGTACAGCATTGACCAAAACTTGTGGGGCAGAAGCTGTGAATGCGGCGTTCTGGAAGATCCGTGGGCGGCTCCTCCGGAGGGTGCGTACGAAATGACCAAGTCGATCGCCGATGCTCCCGATCAACCGGAAGAAATCGAGATCACTTTTGAAAAAGGAGTGCCGGTCGCGCTCAACGGCGAACCGCTGTCGGTTGCGCAGCTGATCCTGAAGCTGAACAAGATTGCCGGGGAACACGGCGTGGGCCGGATCGACCACGTGGAAAACCGCCTCGTGGGCATCAAGTCGCGCGAAGTGTATGAAACACCGGCCGCTACGACGCTGATCCTGGCACACCGCGAACTGGAGTTTTTGACACAGCCGCGGGAAGTGGCCCAGTTCAAGCCGATCATTGAACAAAAGGTGGCCCAGGTGATTTACGAAGGCCTCTGGTACTCGCCGCTGATGAACGCCCTGAAGGCGTTTGTCCAAGAGACGCAGCAGTATGTCAGCGGTGTGGTTCGCGTCAGACTGCACAAAGGTCATGCCATTGTGGTGGGCCGCAAGTCCGCTTCCTCCCTGTACAGCCATGAGCTGGCGACGTATGCCGCGGGAGATCAGTTTGACCACAAGGCGGCGCTTGGCTTCATCAAACTGTGGGGCCTGCCGACCAAAGTGCATGCGCAGGTCAACCAAACGGCCCTCGCAGCCGGATTCCAAACACCGATTACGATCGTCGACGAAAAGGATGCGGTTACGCAATGA
- a CDS encoding HD-GYP domain-containing protein, which produces MLPGIKLPQALQRFIVRVCYPVLAVLLIVTAIPTWESRTSWNTLVFYTILSLVVSFLAIKTPNVVITLNNAVTFSAILLYGTWAGVWCATIESLIIAFLFRSGVSKILANAGQLLSTVWIVGWTHEWLLRTALPPVLADLLLGLLYFAVNTLLCSLGIAYFSKLRTWTVAKSLVKSGTCTYVLVMVLGGIGARLMESHGIASLLPVLVMFLAMRIIFQQYFHNLNRLQQKMDEVRRLNDTILAAMAASIDARDPYTHGHSYRVAYWGRELARALGLAKKEADEVYYGGILHDIGKIGIEDNILKKEGKLSREEYHKIKQHPVIGYHIVKQAGVFPELLPAIRHHHERYDGKGYPDGLSGQEIPLIARILALSDAFDAMVSDRPYRKGVPVEHALQIIRDNAGTQFDQALAEIFVRLVRSYSKEQLEEVFRQSGQTNVKLSEGAS; this is translated from the coding sequence ATGCTGCCAGGAATTAAGCTTCCGCAAGCGCTCCAACGCTTTATCGTCCGGGTATGCTATCCCGTCCTCGCGGTCCTTTTGATTGTGACGGCGATACCTACCTGGGAATCCCGCACATCCTGGAACACGCTGGTTTTCTATACGATCTTGTCCCTCGTGGTTTCCTTTTTGGCGATCAAAACGCCGAACGTCGTGATCACCTTAAACAATGCGGTGACGTTTTCGGCGATTCTCTTGTACGGCACCTGGGCAGGTGTTTGGTGTGCGACGATTGAAAGCTTGATCATCGCTTTTTTGTTTCGTTCCGGCGTCTCCAAAATTCTCGCCAACGCTGGCCAGCTCTTGTCAACGGTGTGGATTGTCGGGTGGACGCACGAATGGCTGCTGAGGACAGCGCTTCCTCCCGTGTTGGCCGATCTTTTGCTGGGGCTGCTCTACTTTGCCGTCAATACGCTGTTGTGCTCGCTGGGAATCGCCTATTTTTCCAAGCTGCGCACCTGGACGGTAGCAAAAAGCCTGGTCAAGTCCGGAACCTGCACCTATGTGCTGGTCATGGTGCTCGGCGGGATCGGGGCAAGATTGATGGAATCGCACGGGATTGCATCGCTGCTGCCGGTGCTGGTCATGTTTCTGGCGATGCGGATCATCTTTCAGCAGTACTTCCACAATCTGAACCGTCTGCAGCAAAAAATGGACGAGGTCCGCCGGTTGAACGACACCATCCTCGCTGCCATGGCCGCTTCCATTGATGCCCGCGATCCGTATACACACGGCCACTCCTACCGTGTCGCCTACTGGGGCCGCGAGCTGGCCAGGGCGCTCGGACTGGCCAAGAAGGAAGCGGACGAAGTGTATTACGGTGGGATCCTGCACGACATCGGCAAAATCGGGATCGAGGACAATATTTTAAAAAAAGAAGGAAAGCTGTCCCGCGAGGAATACCACAAGATCAAACAACATCCGGTCATCGGCTACCACATTGTCAAACAAGCCGGCGTCTTTCCCGAGCTGCTGCCGGCGATTCGCCACCACCACGAACGGTATGACGGAAAAGGCTACCCGGATGGTCTAAGCGGCCAGGAGATTCCGCTGATCGCCAGGATTCTCGCCCTGTCCGATGCATTTGACGCGATGGTTTCCGACCGCCCCTATCGCAAGGGCGTGCCGGTGGAGCATGCCTTGCAGATCATCCGGGACAACGCCGGGACGCAGTTTGATCAGGCTCTCGCGGAAATATTTGTCAGGCTGGTTCGCAGTTACTCCAAGGAACAGTTGGAAGAGGTGTTCCGGCAAAGCGGGCAAACCAATGTAAAGCTAAGCGAAGGGGCTTCCTGA
- a CDS encoding DUF5317 domain-containing protein, translated as MSIDIILLSFVIALLRGGRLREVPKFAKLRFLIISLLLQGCSALFPAMGGLFVSLSYLFTLLFFYHNREHEDIRIFMIGWSLNAVTIWANFGKMPLDLEQARKLPYSLEPVINGTDFKHSVLTADSNLPFLADIIYMPFPIARVISIGDLFIMLGAFLLVQRIMNKPISLKGLREGRSYAARN; from the coding sequence ATGTCGATCGACATTATTTTGCTGTCATTCGTGATTGCGTTGCTGCGCGGCGGCAGGCTGCGGGAAGTGCCAAAGTTCGCCAAACTTCGCTTCCTGATCATCAGTCTTCTGCTGCAAGGGTGTTCCGCGCTTTTCCCCGCAATGGGCGGTCTTTTTGTCTCGCTGTCTTACCTCTTCACGCTGCTGTTTTTTTATCATAACCGGGAGCACGAAGACATTCGCATTTTTATGATCGGTTGGAGTTTGAATGCGGTCACGATCTGGGCCAACTTCGGGAAGATGCCGCTTGATCTGGAGCAGGCGCGAAAATTGCCTTACTCCCTGGAGCCGGTCATCAACGGCACCGACTTCAAGCACAGCGTGTTGACAGCAGACTCCAATCTGCCATTTCTGGCCGATATCATCTACATGCCTTTCCCGATCGCCCGCGTGATCAGCATTGGCGACCTGTTTATCATGCTGGGCGCATTCCTCTTGGTGCAGCGGATCATGAACAAACCGATTTCCCTAAAAGGACTGCGGGAAGGTCGAAGCTATGCTGCCAGGAATTAA
- the argF gene encoding ornithine carbamoyltransferase, producing MEAAKTSQAWQDVQLSALKGKDVLRIDEFSASELEGLLHSAIQLKQWQKSGKAYQPLQGKTLGMIFDKSSTRTRVSFEVGMYQLGGMAMFLSGKDLQLGRGEPISDTAQVLSRYVDGIMIRTYAHEDVETLAHYADIPIINGLTDLFHPCQALADMLTILEHKGRLKGVKLAYIGDGNNVANSLVLAAALLGVDVRVATPPGYEVVEAIQQSATTYAAASGSRLLFTHDPQQAVAGADVVYTDVWTSMGFEAENEQRLKAFAGYQVNEQLVRHADPAYLFMHCLPAHRGEEVTAGVIDGPNSVVFDQAENRLHAQKAILAAVL from the coding sequence ATGGAAGCTGCGAAGACATCGCAAGCATGGCAGGATGTTCAACTGTCCGCACTTAAAGGGAAAGATGTGCTGCGCATTGACGAGTTCTCGGCCAGCGAACTGGAAGGCTTGCTGCACTCGGCGATCCAGCTCAAACAATGGCAGAAGAGCGGGAAGGCGTATCAGCCGCTTCAGGGGAAAACGCTGGGCATGATTTTTGACAAGTCGTCGACCCGCACGCGCGTCTCGTTTGAGGTGGGAATGTACCAGCTGGGCGGCATGGCCATGTTCCTCAGCGGCAAAGATCTGCAGTTGGGACGCGGCGAACCGATCAGCGATACGGCACAAGTCTTGTCGCGCTATGTCGACGGGATCATGATTCGCACGTACGCTCACGAAGATGTAGAGACACTGGCCCACTACGCGGACATACCGATCATCAACGGCTTGACCGACCTGTTCCACCCCTGCCAGGCACTGGCTGACATGCTGACCATCCTGGAGCACAAAGGAAGGCTGAAAGGCGTGAAACTGGCCTATATCGGGGACGGCAACAACGTGGCCAATTCGCTTGTGCTGGCCGCCGCGCTGTTGGGGGTGGATGTCCGGGTGGCCACGCCGCCCGGTTATGAAGTGGTGGAGGCCATTCAGCAGAGCGCAACGACGTATGCCGCCGCCAGCGGCTCACGCCTGCTGTTCACGCACGATCCCCAGCAGGCGGTGGCAGGTGCGGACGTCGTGTATACCGACGTCTGGACCAGCATGGGCTTTGAAGCGGAAAACGAGCAGCGCTTAAAAGCGTTTGCCGGCTACCAGGTAAACGAACAGCTGGTCCGTCACGCCGATCCTGCCTACCTCTTTATGCACTGCCTGCCGGCCCATCGCGGTGAAGAAGTGACCGCCGGTGTGATCGACGGCCCGAATTCTGTCGTGTTTGACCAGGCGGAAAACCGACTGCACGCACAAAAAGCGATTTTGGCCGCTGTTCTGTAA
- the carB gene encoding carbamoyl-phosphate synthase (glutamine-hydrolyzing) large subunit, with protein MPKLPEIKKVLVIGSGPIVIGQAAEFDYAGAQACLSLKEEGVEVVLVNNNPATIMTDEQLADKVYLEPLTVDAVAQIIAKERPDGLLPTLGGQTGLNLAVALSEAGVLARYQVKLLGTPLEAIQNGEDRERFKQMMEKIGEPIPESATVESVEEAVAFAGQIGYPVIVRPAYTLGGAGGGIAEDEAALRDVAARGIAASPIGQVLIERSVKGWKEIEYEVMRDSNDTCIIVCNMENLDPVGVHTGDSIVVAPSQTLTDQQYQMLRSVSIKVIRALGVVGGCNIQFALDPHSDRYYLIEVNPRVSRSSALASKATGYPIARIAAKLALGYRLDEVLNPITGYTYASFEPALDYVVVKIPRWPFDKFPHADRSLGTQMKATGEVMSIARNLEAGLLKAVRSLEIGCSHLERPEVAAFSREELERELAQATDLRLFALAEAVRRGFSEAELHALTGIDPFFLRSISRIVQLEQQLAAAGRDGLTKELLQEAKHRGFADKKIAALLASTPEQIRQLRKEWGIAPAYKIVDTCAAEFDAVTPYYYSTWQGSDEVAELSGRKVLVLGSGPIRIGQGIEFDYCSVHAAKALQAKGIRAIVVNNNPETVSTDYETADHLYFEPLTVEDVLHVAEREGVEGVMVQFGGQTAINLAAPLAEAGLCVLGTSLESVDRVEDRELFYQLLRDLQIPHIPGQGVDSLAEALRVAEAIGYPVLLRPSYVIGGQGMTLVHNAAELQAAVESWLADQEDRSFFPLLVDKFIPGVEVEIDAVCDGETILVPGIFQHVEKAGIHSGDSMALFPAPDLSAEQKATLLDYSKRIAGEMKAVGLINIQFVIHDDVIYVLEVNPRASRTVPITSKVTRVPMVELAVRAQLGEKLEQMGYGSGLLSDIPFAVVKAPVFSTVKLAGVDPVLGPEMKSTGEILGLGRTFAEAAAKAFAYKDGLHLSLAAGDLVFVSLRDSDKAAFPDRLKVLRERGVRFAATPGTAELLKRHGVEPLVIRDASELLKLIQADKVALALVTASKGNRRDRAGFALRSLAVQKGIPLFTALETFDLYQEAWLKRGSGEDGSCEDIASMAGCSTVRT; from the coding sequence ATGCCTAAACTGCCTGAGATCAAAAAAGTGCTGGTGATCGGCTCCGGGCCGATCGTCATCGGGCAGGCGGCTGAATTCGATTATGCCGGGGCGCAAGCCTGCTTGTCTCTCAAAGAAGAAGGAGTGGAAGTCGTCCTCGTCAACAACAACCCGGCGACGATCATGACAGACGAACAGTTGGCGGACAAAGTGTATCTGGAGCCGCTGACTGTCGATGCGGTCGCGCAAATTATCGCCAAGGAGCGGCCGGACGGCCTGCTGCCGACGCTCGGCGGCCAGACCGGGCTCAATCTGGCGGTCGCCCTGTCCGAGGCGGGCGTGCTCGCGCGGTACCAGGTCAAACTGTTGGGCACGCCGCTGGAGGCGATTCAAAACGGCGAAGACCGCGAACGGTTCAAACAGATGATGGAGAAAATCGGCGAGCCGATTCCCGAGAGCGCGACGGTGGAGTCGGTCGAGGAGGCGGTCGCGTTTGCCGGGCAGATCGGCTACCCGGTGATCGTCCGGCCGGCGTATACGTTGGGCGGAGCCGGCGGCGGCATCGCGGAGGATGAAGCGGCGCTGCGGGACGTGGCGGCTCGCGGCATTGCCGCAAGCCCGATCGGACAAGTGCTGATTGAGCGCAGCGTAAAAGGCTGGAAAGAGATTGAATACGAAGTGATGCGGGATTCAAACGACACCTGCATCATCGTCTGCAACATGGAAAACCTCGATCCGGTCGGCGTACATACCGGGGACAGTATTGTCGTCGCCCCTTCCCAGACGCTGACCGACCAGCAGTATCAAATGCTGCGCAGCGTGTCGATCAAGGTGATCCGCGCCCTCGGCGTGGTGGGCGGCTGCAACATCCAGTTTGCGCTGGATCCGCACTCCGACCGGTACTACTTGATCGAAGTTAATCCCCGCGTCAGCCGTTCCAGCGCGCTGGCATCGAAAGCGACCGGCTATCCGATTGCCCGCATTGCGGCCAAACTGGCGCTTGGCTACCGCCTGGATGAAGTGCTCAATCCGATCACCGGTTACACGTACGCCAGCTTCGAGCCGGCGTTGGACTACGTCGTGGTCAAGATTCCGCGCTGGCCGTTTGACAAGTTTCCCCATGCGGACCGTTCGCTGGGGACCCAGATGAAGGCGACCGGTGAAGTGATGTCGATTGCCCGCAATCTGGAAGCGGGATTGCTCAAAGCGGTGCGCTCCCTGGAGATTGGCTGCAGCCACCTGGAGCGGCCGGAAGTGGCGGCTTTCTCGCGGGAAGAGTTGGAACGGGAGCTGGCGCAAGCGACCGATCTGCGCTTGTTCGCGCTGGCGGAGGCCGTTCGCCGCGGGTTTTCCGAAGCGGAACTGCACGCTTTGACCGGCATTGATCCATTTTTCCTGCGCAGCATCAGCCGCATCGTGCAGCTGGAGCAGCAGCTGGCTGCGGCGGGACGGGACGGCCTGACAAAGGAACTGCTGCAGGAGGCGAAGCACCGCGGCTTTGCGGACAAGAAAATTGCCGCTTTGCTGGCCAGCACGCCGGAGCAGATACGGCAGCTGCGCAAAGAGTGGGGGATTGCCCCCGCGTACAAGATCGTCGACACCTGTGCCGCCGAGTTTGACGCGGTTACGCCCTACTACTACTCCACCTGGCAGGGCAGCGACGAAGTGGCGGAGCTGTCCGGCCGCAAAGTGCTGGTGCTCGGTTCGGGGCCGATCCGCATCGGCCAGGGAATCGAGTTTGACTACTGTTCGGTTCACGCGGCGAAAGCGCTGCAGGCCAAAGGAATCCGGGCGATCGTCGTCAACAACAACCCGGAGACGGTCAGCACCGACTATGAGACGGCCGACCACCTCTATTTTGAGCCGCTGACCGTGGAAGACGTCCTGCACGTTGCGGAGCGGGAAGGGGTAGAAGGCGTCATGGTGCAGTTTGGCGGCCAGACGGCCATCAATCTGGCGGCGCCGTTGGCGGAAGCCGGCCTCTGTGTGCTGGGCACGTCGCTTGAGTCGGTTGATCGCGTGGAGGATCGCGAGCTGTTTTATCAGCTGCTGCGCGACTTGCAGATTCCGCACATCCCCGGCCAAGGGGTGGATTCACTGGCGGAAGCGCTCCGCGTGGCGGAGGCGATCGGCTATCCTGTGCTGCTCCGCCCTTCGTACGTCATCGGCGGGCAGGGCATGACGCTGGTGCACAACGCGGCAGAGCTGCAGGCCGCGGTGGAAAGCTGGCTGGCCGACCAGGAAGATCGCAGCTTCTTCCCGCTTTTGGTGGACAAATTCATTCCCGGTGTGGAAGTAGAGATTGACGCCGTCTGCGACGGCGAAACGATTCTCGTCCCCGGCATTTTTCAACATGTGGAAAAAGCGGGCATTCATTCGGGGGACAGCATGGCCCTCTTCCCCGCGCCGGACCTCAGCGCGGAGCAAAAAGCGACCTTGCTCGACTACAGCAAGCGGATTGCCGGCGAGATGAAGGCAGTCGGGCTGATCAACATTCAGTTCGTCATCCACGATGACGTGATCTACGTCCTCGAAGTGAATCCCCGCGCTTCCCGCACGGTGCCGATCACGAGCAAGGTGACCCGCGTCCCGATGGTGGAGCTGGCCGTGCGGGCCCAGTTGGGCGAAAAGCTGGAGCAGATGGGGTATGGCAGCGGACTGCTGTCGGACATCCCGTTTGCTGTGGTCAAAGCGCCGGTCTTCTCCACGGTCAAGTTGGCCGGGGTGGATCCGGTGCTGGGACCGGAAATGAAGTCGACCGGAGAGATTCTCGGACTGGGGCGGACATTCGCGGAGGCGGCGGCGAAGGCGTTTGCCTACAAGGACGGACTGCATCTGTCGCTTGCCGCGGGCGATCTCGTGTTTGTCTCGCTCCGCGATTCCGACAAAGCAGCTTTTCCCGACCGTCTGAAAGTGCTGCGCGAGCGGGGCGTCCGCTTTGCCGCCACGCCGGGAACGGCGGAGCTGCTGAAGCGGCACGGTGTTGAGCCGCTCGTGATCCGGGACGCGTCGGAGCTGCTCAAGCTGATCCAGGCGGACAAGGTGGCGCTGGCGCTGGTGACGGCAAGCAAGGGCAACCGCCGGGATCGTGCGGGATTTGCGCTGCGCAGTTTGGCCGTCCAGAAAGGGATACCGTTGTTTACGGCACTGGAAACGTTTGACTTGTATCAAGAAGCGTGGCTGAAAAGGGGGAGCGGGGAAGATGGAAGCTGCGAAGACATCGCAAGCATGGCAGGATGTTCAACTGTCCGCACTTAA